In a genomic window of Erinaceus europaeus chromosome 12, mEriEur2.1, whole genome shotgun sequence:
- the KRT19 gene encoding keratin, type I cytoskeletal 19 yields the protein MTSYNYRQSATSSFGGLGGGALRFGAGGAFRAPSIHGGSGGRGVSISSARFLSSSSSGGYGGGALLSSDGLLAGNEKMTMQNLNDRLASYLDKVRDLETANGDLEVKIRDWYQKQGPGPARDYDHYLKTIEDLRGQILDATIENSKVVLQIDNARLAADDFRTKFETEQALHMSVEADINGLRRVLDELTLARADLEMQIEGLKEELAYLKKNHEEEISALRGQVGGQVSVEVDSAPGVDLAKILSDMRSQYEVMAEKNRKDVEAWFASQTEELTREVAGHTEQLKMNKTEVTDLRRTLQGLEIEQQSQLSMKAALEGTLAETEARYGVQLAQIQALISSIEAQLSDVRADTERQNLEYQQLMDIKSRLEHEIATYRSLLEGQDALYNNLPTAKAL from the exons ATGACTTCCTATAACTACCGCCAGTCCGCCACCTCGTCCTTCGGGGGCCTGGGCGGAGGCGCCCTGCGCTTCGGGGCGGGGGGCGCCTTCCGTGCGCCCAGCATCCACGGGGGCTCGGGCGGCCGCGGCGTGTCCATCTCGTCGGCGCGCTTCTTGTCCTCGTCCTCCTCGGGGGGCTACGGCGGCGGCGCCCTGCTCAGCTCCGACGGGCTGCTGGCCGGCAACGAGAAGATGACCATGCAGAACCTCAATGACCGCCTGGCCTCCTACCTGGACAAGGTGCGCGACCTGGAGACGGCCAATGGCGACCTGGAGGTGAAGATCCGCGACTGGTACCAGAAGCAGGGCCCCGGGCCGGCCCGCGACTACGATCACTACTTGAAGACCATCGAGGACCTGCGCGGCCAG ATTCTGGATGCCACCATTGAGAACTCCAAGGTTGTCCTGCAGATTGACAATGCCCGCCTGGCTGCAGATGATTTCCGAACCAA GTTTGAGACAGAGCAGGCCCTGCACATGAGCGTGGAGGCCGACATCAATGGCCTGCGCAGGGTGCTGGATGAGCTGACCCTGGCCAGAGCCGACCTAGAGATGCAGATTGAGGGACTGAAGGAGGAGCTGGCCTACTTGAAGAAGAACCATGAGGAG GAGATCAGTgccctgaggggccaggtgggtggCCAGGTCAGTGTGGAGGTGGATTCTGCTCCAGGCGTTGACCTTGCCAAGATCCTGAGTGACATGAGAAGCCAGTATGAGGTCATGGCTGAGAAGAACCGGAAGGATGTTGAAGCCTGGTTCGCCAGCCAG ACTGAGGAGCTGACCCGGGAGGTGGCAGGCCACACAGAGCAGCTGAAGATGAACAAAACGGAGGTCACCGACCTGCGGCGCACACTCCAGGGGCTGGAGATTGAGCAGCAGTCTCAGCTCAGCATG aaagcCGCCCTGGAAGGCACACTGGCGGAAACAGAAGCCCGCTATGGGGTCCAGCTGGCACAGATCCAGGCACTGATCAGCAGCATTGAGGCCCAGCTGAGTGATGTGCGCGCTGACACAGAGCGGCAGAACCTGGAGTACCAGCAGCTCATGGACATCAAATCACGGCTAGAGCATGAGATCGCCACCTATCGCAGCCTGCTGGAGGGCCAGGATGCCCTCTACAACAACCTGCCCACTGCCAAGGCCctctga